The DNA segment GGAGCAGCTGGCCCGATACGAAAAAAAGGGCCTTGACGGAGCTATAATCGGAAAGGCTTTGTACAATGGAACGCTGAATTTGAAGGCAGTTTTAGAACAGTTTAGTTTACAGTAAGGAGTGAGATATGATGAGCAAAAAGCGATTGATCGTTTGCCTAGATGTAAAAAATGGACGAGTGGTAAAAGGAGTTAATTTCGAAAACATTCGAGATATTGGAGACCCGGTTGAGTTAGCAGCTTTTTATGACAAGCAGGGGGCAGATGAAATTGTGTTTTTGGATATATCAGCAACTTTAGAAGGCAGAAAGACTACCTTGGAAATAGTAAAAAGTATTGCCCAAAATGTTAATATACCTTTTACGGTAGGTGGTGGAATATCTACTTTAAAAGACATTGAGAATTTGCTAGCAGCAGGTGCCAACAAGGTTTCTATCAGTACAGCAGCTGTTGAAAATCCCGAACTGATTCAAGAAGGAGCACGAAAGTTTGGAAGTGAACATATTGTATTGGCTTGTGATGCCAAAAAAAATAATAACAGTTGGGAAGTTTATACACATGGCGGACATGTAGCTTCAGGCCTTGACGTCATTGACTGGTGCAAAAAAGCTGTAGACTTAGGTTCTGGAGAGATACTTTTAACGAGTATGGATGCAGATGGTACTAATGATGGGTATGACATAGCTCTTACCAATACTGTGGCAGAAGCGGTTAATGTGCCTGTTATAGCTTCAGGGGGTGCAGGAAAGCTTGAACATTTCAGGGAAATATTTTTAAAAGGTAAAGCCAGTGGCGCCTTAGCGGCATCTGTTTTTCATAAAGGGCTTTTCAGTATTAAAGAAGTTAAAGAATATTTAAAATCAGAAGGAGTAGATGTAATCAATGATTGATATAAATTATGATGAAAAAGGTCTAGTCCCTGCCGTGGTTCAAGATGCGAAAAGCAAAGAAGTCCTAATGGTTGCATATATGAATGAAGAATCATTAAAAAAAACCATTGAAACAGGAAAGGCATGGTTTTACAGCCGTAAAAGAAAAAGCCTTTGGCAAAAGGGAGAAACCAGTGGCAATGTTCTTGAAGTTAAAAGTATTTTTTATGATTGCGATAAAGACACATTACTTCTAAAAGTAGATGCAAAAGGGCCTGCCTGTCATACTGGGCATAATTCTTGTTTTTATCGCAGTTTGTCAGATATTCAAGATAGCGATAATGAAAAAGACGAACCGCAGGAAAATACGCTAAATTTTTTAAATGAGTTAGTAGATATAATTGATTCGAGATTTGAGGAAAAGCCGGAAGGTTCATATGTGGCAAAACTGTATAATGGCGGTAGGGAGAGAATATTGAAAAAGGTCGGTGAAGAAGCCGCAGAAGTTGTAATAGCATCCATGAGCCAAGACAAAGATGCGACAATATATGAATCCGCCGATTTATTTTTTCACATGTTAATTGCACTACGATATGACGGAATAACAATTGAGGAAGTTATAAATGAGCTTAAGAGAAGGCATAAGTGATTTTCTTGACAATTAGTCAATAAATTTGTATAATTGCTTTAACAGATGAGCTTACACAAGGCTTACAATTTCAATAAGGTGTAATTGATAAACAAAGCAACTAAGAGATACACCTTGTATAAAAGAAATAAAGCTTAATAATTCGTTTTAATGATTTTTGACACTGATTCGATTCTAATGTATACTAAGTATTGTCTTTGGGCGGATAGCTCAGCTGGGAGAGCACGTGCCTTACACGCACGGGGTCACAGGTTCGAGCCCTGTTTCGCCCACCAAATATGCGGCCCAGTAGTTCAGTTGGTTAGAACGCCAGCCTGTCACGTTGGAGGTCATGGGTTCAAGTCCCATCTGGGTCGCCATTATATTAGCCTTGGTAGCTCAGTCGGTAGAGCAGAGGACTGAAAATCCTCGTGTCGGTGGTTCGATTCCGCCCCAAGGCACCATAGATGTGCGGAAGTGGCTCAGTGGTAGAGCATCGCCTTGCCAAGGCGAGGGTCGCGGGTTCAAATCCCGTCTTCCGCTCCATTTGTATCTTTAGGCGGCATAGCCAAGTGGTAAGGCAGAGGTCTGCAAAACCTTTACCCCCAGTTCAAATCTGGGTGCCGCCTCCAACTAATTAGTTCTGCCGGGGTGGCGGAACAGGCAGACGCACAGGACTTAAAATCCTGCGGGAGTCAAATCCCATACCGGTTCGATTCCGGTTCCCGGCACCAATGATGTGGGCGCTTAGCTCAGTGGGAGAGCACTTCCTTGACGCGGAAGGGGTCGTAAGTTCAATCCTTACAGCGCCCACCATTTTTATACAGAAAAAATACTGAAAATTCAAAATGCATTTATTGGAACTACTTCCTTTGTTTTGTTGTATATGGTATAAGCTACATACATATAATATATACTACAAAAATAAAAGGAGTGGTTGAGGTGAGAATACTGTCAATAGGTTCTATTAAACCTGTAGAAGGTTTTGAAGATAGATTGAAATTGGAATTGGACCTTTTAAGTAAACAAGGATTTAATGTAACCCTGAAAAAGAATTATAAAGGTAATGCCGTATTTTTTTATTGTTATATAGAGGATGAGATAATATTAAAAGACAATCATTATGAAAATATGCGGCAAATATTTGTTAATTCTATAGCTAATGCACTTTCAGATATTGTAATGGATTATTGGGAACCGATTTTGATTAAAAAAATCATAAGAGATAACTACTTTTATTTCAATGAAATCGAGCAAAACCGAATATACGATTTCACGATGGATATTGCAAACAGCGGTGAGTTAAATTTAACTCAAGATACCTCGAGCAAAGTAAAACGTAAGATTTGCGTAGTACATAAAATTAGAGAATATCTTGCAGATAATAATATAATTATGTTGGATGGTTTTATTGACTTTCGCTTGAGAGAATATATGGAACAGTTGGAAGAGTTGGTGGACACAGCTATTGATGAGTATCTTATTGATAGGGAGTATAAGGAATTTATAGACTTACTTCGCCATTTCATCGACCTCCAAGAACCTAAAAAAGATTTAGTTAATGTGGTATTTTGCAATACCAAAATAATACTGATGGATGAAGACTCTAAATTTATAGAGAATGATTTGAGTTTGGATTTACTGGCACAGGAAAATACTGAAGTAAGTACAGATGACATAGTTGTAAGCACATTGATAAATATAGCTCCAAGGAAAATCATTATCCATGGGTTTACTGGAGAAGATAAAATAGAAGTTATTAATACCATTTATAATATTTTTGAAGGACGAATACACTTTTGCAATAGCTGTAATATATGCCTGCAATCAAAACCTTTAACGACAAAGTAAGGGCCAAAGGCCCTTTTTTTTCTATTGAAAGTATGCTATCATAGTTAAGATTGCATTAAAGCTAATTTTAAATATTTTGCTTGAACTTTAGTTAGAACTTCAGTTAGAACTTATCTTATTATTTAGAATTTTAAATCGGAAAAATGGTGATACTTTTATGAATGCATACATTCAGTTAGCATTGATGCCGCTAATCGGAGCATTTATTGGTTGGGGAACTAACCTTTTTGCCATAAAACTTATCTTTCGGCCTTTAAATCCCATTAAAATTCCCTTCCTTGGGATTGAAATCCAGGGTTTGATTCCGAAGCGAAGGCTGGATATATCTCGAAGCATTGGAGAAGCTTTAGAAAATGAGATTATTTCTACGGAAGAAATTATAGAAAGCTTGGCTTCCGACAAAAATAAAACTGAAATAATAAAATATATAAAGGATGTTGTGGCAACAAAGATTGATGATAAGCTTCCCGGATTTCTGCCTTCAGGCCTTCGCGGGTCTATAGCAAATTATGTTGGCGATATAATTGATCGTCATGGAAATGAGCTTTTTGATGAGATGAAGGCAACACTTATTCAAAAAGCAAAGAAAGAATTTCAACTGAAGGAGCTCGTGAAAGAAAAGATTAACTCATTTGATTTAGAAGAACTGGAAGATTTAATTATCAGACTTTCAAAGCAAGAATTAAAGCAGATAGAAGTTCTCGGAGGTATAATGGGATTTTTTGTTGGTATAGTACAAGCATTGGTTTCTTATTATTTCTTATAATATTTACAGTAAAGTTTATTGGCATTAGTTGTTATAGTATACGGTAAGTATGCTCTTGACAATAGTAATCATTAGAATTATAATAAATGAAATTCTATTTATATAAAAACTATGAAGGGAAGAGTAAGTTTACGATTTTCTCTAAAGAGAGGGGCCGGAAGCTGCAAAAGCCCTGGGAATAGTAGACCGAAGACCAACTCGGAGTTTTATGGCTGTAAGCCTTTATTAAAATGAGTTTAAATTAGGGTGGAACCGCGGGAAAACCTCTCGTCCCTTAAGGGATGCGAGGTTTTTGATTTTAAAAAATAAATTATATTTGCAACATACCTGTACTTAAGGACAAAAGGAAGGGGATATTATGGAACAAGTAAAAGTGAGTTTAAAAGATGGAGTTGAAAAAGTATATCAAAAAGGTATTACATTACTTGAAATCGCCGAAAATATAAGTAGGAAATTAGGCAAGGAAGCTTTGGCTGCTAAAGTTGACGGCGCTATTAAAGACCTTAGTTCGAAAGTTGATAAAGATTGTAATGTAAAGTTTTTGACATTTGAAGATGAAGAAGGGCGCAAAGTATTTTGGCATAGCTCGTCACATGTTATGGCACAAGCCGTAAAACGATTATTCCCCGAAACGAAATTAGCCATAGGTCCGGCTATCGATGAAGGATTTTATTATGATTTTGACCGGGATGAAAGCTTTACCCCATCGGACCTTGAAAAAATAGAGCAGGAAATGGCTAAAATAATTGCCGAAGATTATGCTTTTTGTCGTAAAAATGTATCTAAAGAAGAAGCTATAGAAGAACTTAATAAAATAAATGAACCATATAAGGTAGAATTGGTAGAAGCCCTTCCGGAAGGAGCACCCATTAGCTTTTATCAGCAGGGCGAGTTTAAGGACCTTTGTGCAGGGCCTCATATTCCTTCCACTGGAAGGATAAAGGCATTTAAACTTACGAGTCTGGCAGGTGCTTATTGGAGGGGCGATGAACATAATAAGATGCTCCAGAGGATTTATGGCATCTCATTTCCAAAAAAATCTATGCTGGACGAATATTTAACACGCATAGAAGAGGCCAAAAGACGCGACCACCGAAAACTAGGTAAAGAATTGGATCTTTTCAGTATTCACGAAGAAGGTCCTGGATTTCCGTTTTTCCATCCAAAGGGCATGATAATATGGAATTTGTTGACAGATTTCTGGCGCAAGGAACATAGTAAAAGAGGCTATCAAGAAATAAAAACTCCAATCATATTAAATGAAGAGCTTTGGAGAAGATCTGGCCATTGGGACCACTATAAGGAAAATATGTATTTTACAAAAATTGATGATATGAATTATGCTGTAAAACCCATGAATTGCCCTGGAGGCATACTCATGTATAAAACAGATTCTCGAAGCTACAGAGATCTGCCAATTAGATTAGGCGAACTTGGCTTGGTGCATCGCCACGAGCTTTCTGGAGTTTTGCACGGCCTTATGCGGGTAAGGTGCTTTACACAGGATGATGCACATATATTCATGATGCCTTCTCAAATCGAAGATGAGATAATTGGCGTGATAGATTTGGTAGACTACTTTTATCAGATATTCGGTTTCGAATATAATGTAGAGCTGTCCACAAGACCAGAAAATTCCATGGGTTCTGATGAACTATGGGACCAGGCAACAGCAGCTCTGCAAGGAGCTTTGGATAAGAAGGGCATGTCATATAAGATTAATGAGGGTGATGGAGCTTTTTACGGCCCTAAAATTGACTTTCATTTAAAGGACAGTTTAGGCAGAACATGGCAGTGCGGAACCATTCAATTGGATTTCCAGATGCCTGAGCGCTTTGACTTGTCATATATCGGGGCAGATGGTGAAAAGCACCGTCCGGTTATGATTCACAGGGTTATCTTTGGAAGCATTGAGCGTTTTATCGGAATACTAATTGAACATTATGCAGGAGCCTTTCCGGTTTGGCTTGCTCCGGTGCAGGCAAGGGTTCTTCCCATAAGTGAAAAACACATGGATTATGCCTATAAAGTAAAGAAACAGTTGGAAGAAGCCGGTATCCGAGTGGAAGTAGACGAAAGAAATGAAAAAATAGGCTATAAGGTAAGAGATGCACAGATGAAAAAAATTCCTTATATGCTTATCGTAGGTGACAAAGAAGCAAATGAAAACACGGTTTCAGTGCGGACTAGAGAAAAAGGCGATGTAGGGCAAAAACCTATTGAAACGTTTATCGACGAGGTATTGATATTAACCTCAAAATTTAATTGACATTAAAGGTAAATATGTGATATATTTACTGATGTAGCGAAAAGATAATAAAGTAATTTAAGCAGAAGATATATTCTCACCTTATGGCGAAAGCTTATAAGGTTATTATCCCACAGATTTCAACGGGGACGAGTGATTCTTCTTGTCCCCTTTTATTTTTATAATTTTGGAGGTGAACAGTATTAGCAAAGACAAAGACATCCAGGTGAACCATGAAATAAGAGACAGAGAGGTAAGAGTAATATCCCCTGATGGAAAGCAACTTGGAATTATGTCATTAAAAGATGCCTTGCATTATGCCCAGGAAGTTCAACTAGATTTGGTAAAAATATCATCTGATGCAAAGCCACCGGTATGTAAAATTATGGATTTTGGGAAGTATAAATATGAGCAGAGTAAGCGTGAAAAAGAGGCTCGTAAAAAGCAAAAAGTAATTAATGTAAAAGAAATTAGAATGAATCCTACTATTGATGAGCATGATTTTCAAGTAAGACTAAAAAATACCATTAAATTCTTAAAAGATGGGGATAAAGTAAAGGTAAGCATAAGATTTCGTGGCAGGCAGATGACTCATACAAAACTGGGTGAAGAGGTTTTAAATAGAGTGGTTGAAAACATAAGCGAAGTGGGTGTGGTTGAAAAACCGCCTAAAATGGAAGGCAGAAATATGGTTATGGTA comes from the Tepidanaerobacter acetatoxydans Re1 genome and includes:
- the ytxC gene encoding putative sporulation protein YtxC, producing MRILSIGSIKPVEGFEDRLKLELDLLSKQGFNVTLKKNYKGNAVFFYCYIEDEIILKDNHYENMRQIFVNSIANALSDIVMDYWEPILIKKIIRDNYFYFNEIEQNRIYDFTMDIANSGELNLTQDTSSKVKRKICVVHKIREYLADNNIIMLDGFIDFRLREYMEQLEELVDTAIDEYLIDREYKEFIDLLRHFIDLQEPKKDLVNVVFCNTKIILMDEDSKFIENDLSLDLLAQENTEVSTDDIVVSTLINIAPRKIIIHGFTGEDKIEVINTIYNIFEGRIHFCNSCNICLQSKPLTTK
- the thrS gene encoding threonine--tRNA ligase; the encoded protein is MEQVKVSLKDGVEKVYQKGITLLEIAENISRKLGKEALAAKVDGAIKDLSSKVDKDCNVKFLTFEDEEGRKVFWHSSSHVMAQAVKRLFPETKLAIGPAIDEGFYYDFDRDESFTPSDLEKIEQEMAKIIAEDYAFCRKNVSKEEAIEELNKINEPYKVELVEALPEGAPISFYQQGEFKDLCAGPHIPSTGRIKAFKLTSLAGAYWRGDEHNKMLQRIYGISFPKKSMLDEYLTRIEEAKRRDHRKLGKELDLFSIHEEGPGFPFFHPKGMIIWNLLTDFWRKEHSKRGYQEIKTPIILNEELWRRSGHWDHYKENMYFTKIDDMNYAVKPMNCPGGILMYKTDSRSYRDLPIRLGELGLVHRHELSGVLHGLMRVRCFTQDDAHIFMMPSQIEDEIIGVIDLVDYFYQIFGFEYNVELSTRPENSMGSDELWDQATAALQGALDKKGMSYKINEGDGAFYGPKIDFHLKDSLGRTWQCGTIQLDFQMPERFDLSYIGADGEKHRPVMIHRVIFGSIERFIGILIEHYAGAFPVWLAPVQARVLPISEKHMDYAYKVKKQLEEAGIRVEVDERNEKIGYKVRDAQMKKIPYMLIVGDKEANENTVSVRTREKGDVGQKPIETFIDEVLILTSKFN
- the hisF gene encoding imidazole glycerol phosphate synthase subunit HisF, yielding MSKKRLIVCLDVKNGRVVKGVNFENIRDIGDPVELAAFYDKQGADEIVFLDISATLEGRKTTLEIVKSIAQNVNIPFTVGGGISTLKDIENLLAAGANKVSISTAAVENPELIQEGARKFGSEHIVLACDAKKNNNSWEVYTHGGHVASGLDVIDWCKKAVDLGSGEILLTSMDADGTNDGYDIALTNTVAEAVNVPVIASGGAGKLEHFREIFLKGKASGALAASVFHKGLFSIKEVKEYLKSEGVDVIND
- a CDS encoding DUF445 domain-containing protein; this encodes MNAYIQLALMPLIGAFIGWGTNLFAIKLIFRPLNPIKIPFLGIEIQGLIPKRRLDISRSIGEALENEIISTEEIIESLASDKNKTEIIKYIKDVVATKIDDKLPGFLPSGLRGSIANYVGDIIDRHGNELFDEMKATLIQKAKKEFQLKELVKEKINSFDLEELEDLIIRLSKQELKQIEVLGGIMGFFVGIVQALVSYYFL
- the infC gene encoding translation initiation factor IF-3 — encoded protein: MSPFIFIILEVNSISKDKDIQVNHEIRDREVRVISPDGKQLGIMSLKDALHYAQEVQLDLVKISSDAKPPVCKIMDFGKYKYEQSKREKEARKKQKVINVKEIRMNPTIDEHDFQVRLKNTIKFLKDGDKVKVSIRFRGRQMTHTKLGEEVLNRVVENISEVGVVEKPPKMEGRNMVMVIAPKQTTNKE
- the hisIE gene encoding bifunctional phosphoribosyl-AMP cyclohydrolase/phosphoribosyl-ATP diphosphatase HisIE; this encodes MIDINYDEKGLVPAVVQDAKSKEVLMVAYMNEESLKKTIETGKAWFYSRKRKSLWQKGETSGNVLEVKSIFYDCDKDTLLLKVDAKGPACHTGHNSCFYRSLSDIQDSDNEKDEPQENTLNFLNELVDIIDSRFEEKPEGSYVAKLYNGGRERILKKVGEEAAEVVIASMSQDKDATIYESADLFFHMLIALRYDGITIEEVINELKRRHK